CGCCGGTCTCGGCGCTCAGTAGGTCCGAACCTCGACCCCGTCGTCGGTTCCGACGTACGTCGCGTCCGCCAGGCCGACGAACAGCCCGTGTTCCACGACGCCCGGAATTCGCGAGAGACGCGTCGCCAGGTCGTCGGGGTCGCCGATCGGGCCGAACGCGCAGTCGAGCACCAGGTTGCCGTTGTCGGTCACGACCGGTCCGTCCTTGCGCTCGGCGTCGCGGAGCGTCGGCTCGCCGCCCAACTCCCGAACGCGGTCGGCCACGACGGTGTGTGCGTCCGGGAGCACTTCGACCGGCACGGAGCGGTCGAGTCGGTCGGTCAGCTTCGAGGGATCGGCGACGACGACGAATCGGTCGGCCGCCGCATCCACGAGTTTCTCACGCGCATGGGCCGCGCCGCCGCCCTTGATCAGCGCGCCGTCGGTCGCCGTGTCCGCGTCGTCGACCACCTGATCGGCGCCGTCGATCGCCAGGTCGACGCCGTCGACCGCATCGAGGTCGGTCAGCGGAATTCCGACCTCGAGCGCTAGCTGTCGGGACTGGAAGGATGTCGGAATCCCCCGGACGTCGAGGCCGTCGTCGACCGCCCGCCCGATCGCTTCGATCGCGTAGGCGGTCGTCGAGCCGGTACCGAGACCGACGACGAAGCCGTCTTCGACCGCTTCGGCAGCGCGTTCGCCGGCCTGTCGTTTCGCCGCGTCGGAGCCGCCCGCCGTCTTCATGCGTGTGCAAGCGAGCGGCGACGGGAAAAACGTTGTAGCTTGTCCGCGGCCGAACGGGACAGCGCCCGGACCGCCGCGGGGTGGAGAGGAGCCGTCGACCCGGTCGATTTCGTTCGGGGTGCAGACGACGGGTCGACGGCGCGCCGAACCTTTTTTGGAGCGTCCGTCGTCGAACGCGCATGGCGAGTTCGGGTACCGCCGTTTCCCTCTCGGACGTCCGCAAGACCTACCAGCTCGGCGAACCCGTTCACGCGCTCGACGGCGTCTCGCTCGAGGTCCCCCGAGGCTCGTACACCGCGATCATGGGGCCCAGCGGTTCCGGAAAGTCGACGCTGATGAACCTCGTGGGCTGTCTGGACACGGCGACCGCGGGCGACGTCGTCGTCGGCGGACGCGAGGTCGGGACGCTCGGCGACCGCGAACGGACCCGCCTTCGGGGGAC
This window of the Natrinema salifodinae genome carries:
- the rpiA gene encoding ribose-5-phosphate isomerase RpiA, coding for MKTAGGSDAAKRQAGERAAEAVEDGFVVGLGTGSTTAYAIEAIGRAVDDGLDVRGIPTSFQSRQLALEVGIPLTDLDAVDGVDLAIDGADQVVDDADTATDGALIKGGGAAHAREKLVDAAADRFVVVADPSKLTDRLDRSVPVEVLPDAHTVVADRVRELGGEPTLRDAERKDGPVVTDNGNLVLDCAFGPIGDPDDLATRLSRIPGVVEHGLFVGLADATYVGTDDGVEVRTY